Below is a genomic region from Deinococcus sp. YIM 134068.
CCCTCGTGTCCCTGCTCCTGCCCGCCCTGCGAGTGCTGCGCGCGGTGAGGGTGTTGCGGGGGCTGCGTCTGCTGCGCGCCACCCGTTCCCTCAATCTCGTGCGGCTCCTGACCTCCCTCAACCGGGGCTTTCGCGCCGCAGGGCGGGCCGTGCGGCGGCGGGGCGTGGGCTATGTCGCGTTGCTCACCCTGCTCGTCGCGCTCGCGGGGGCGGCGGGCATGCTCGCCTTCGAGGACGTGCCCGCCGCCCGCGAGAGCGGCCTGACCGGCTACGCCTCGTGGTTGTGGTGGACGGCCATGATTCTCGTCACGATGGGGTCGGACTACTTCCCGAAGACGGCGGAGGGCCGCTTCCTGACGTGGTTCCTCGCCCTGTACGGCTTCGCGGTCTTCGGCTACCTCACGGCGTCCGTCGCCAGCTTCTTCGTGGGCCGCGACCAGACTGCGGATGATGGGGATGACGGTGAGGATGACGGCGAGGCCACGAACGCCGCGCTTCGCCGGGAAGTCGTGGCCCTGCGCCAGGACATCGCGGCCTTGAGGGCGGAACGGGAGGGCAATTCGGGCGGGGACGTGACTTGAGCCGGAGTCACTCCAGCCCCAGCACCAGCCGCCTCGCCCGCGCCTCGCCCGCGTTCCAAGAGCGGGGGTCGGTGGGGAGGCCGTATTCGTCCTGAAGGTGACGCACGATGAACGCCCGGCCCTGAGCGCAGTTCGGGCCGCACTCCTGGGTCAGCGTGTCCAGGTTCGCCACCACGGCGGGCACCGCGTCCGCCCCCAGGTCCAGCAGCTCCCAGACATCCACGTTCTGCGGCGTGCGGCGCAGGTCGTTCGTCAGGCCCGTCACGGCGCGGTGAATGTTCACGCGGGCGATCAGGGCGGCGGGGTTGAGGGCCGTCGTCACAAGCAGCGTGCCCAGGCCCAGCAGCAGCGCCGGATACGCGAAGTGCCGCAGGCTCCCGCGCCACAGGCCGAGGGCGAGCCACCCGAGCGCCAGCACCACCCAGACGAGGAAGGCCGCGCCCATCACCCGAATCTCGCTCAGCCCGTAGGCGAGCGTGTAGAGCCGCCAGCGGTTCGCCGCGCTGAGGATCACGAGTGCGAGGGGCGCGAGGACCGCGAGGTTGAGCAGGCGGTAGGTCAGGCCCACCCGCACCTCCCCACGGGTGACGGCGTGCGCGGTGAGCAGCAGCACCAGCGTCAGGAGGGCGACCGTCATCAGCTCCCCGAAGCCGCGCCGCACGTAATCCGCGTAGGTGAAGCCGTCCGGCAGGCTCGGCCCGCTCAGGAAGTAGGGGAGCTGGGTGCCGAGAAAGACCACGAACAACGCGCCGAGTGCCCCGAGCGGTAGCCCCACCTCGATCAGCCCCAGGCGCGGCAGGCCGGACGGTTCGCCCGCCGGGAAGACGGTGGGCCGCAGCGCCATCAGCGCCGGGTAGACCAGCCCGCCCGCGAGGGCCGCCCAGAAGGCGAGGCGGAAGAGGGTTTCACCCAGCCCGCCCAGGTCCCAGTTCAGCAGCCGCCCGACGAGTGACCCGAACGCCCCGTCCGCCCCCGCGAGCAGCCCACCGAAGATCAGGAGCACGGGGAGGGTCAAAGCGAGGCCGACACCCCAGCGCCCCATCTCGCTCCCCTTCGCCGGACGCAGCCGCGCCCACGGGAAGCGTTCGAGCAGCGCCAGCGGCCCGTACACGAAGCGCAGCCCGCCCGTGAATACCGTTCCAGCCTGTGCCCACACCCCCGCCACGCTCAACCCCGGATGCCGCAGGTACGCCGCCCCCAGCGTCAGGCAGAGGAGGAGCGCCGTCCCGTTCAGCAGGGCGAGGTTGGTCGGCACCCGCCGCAGGGCGAACGTCGCCGCGAGGGCGAGCGCCAGGCCCAGCAGGATCACGGCCTCACGGGTTGGCCTCTGCCCTCTGTGCCGCAACATCCACAAACACACGCCGATGAAAAGAGCCACCCAGACCACCACGTTTACCCCCAATCCCGGTCCCCGGCCCGCCGAGAGCAGATGCGCGGCGAGCGTCAGCCCGGCGGCGGCGAGGAGCGGCAGGGCGGCCTTCGCCGGTCGGGGAATGGCGGGGAAGTCAGGGAGCGGCGCAGGCGGGGTCGGCTCGTCCGGTGCGGTCATGGGGGCACCGTATCTACGAGGTCTCCGCG
It encodes:
- a CDS encoding potassium channel family protein — translated: MSGPPESHRLHRERLELLRHLDRLTDVPMTVLGFVWLALLVVDLTGGLGPGLHLLSNVIWVLFVLDFLLSFAVAPDKRAYLRSNWLTLVSLLLPALRVLRAVRVLRGLRLLRATRSLNLVRLLTSLNRGFRAAGRAVRRRGVGYVALLTLLVALAGAAGMLAFEDVPAARESGLTGYASWLWWTAMILVTMGSDYFPKTAEGRFLTWFLALYGFAVFGYLTASVASFFVGRDQTADDGDDGEDDGEATNAALRREVVALRQDIAALRAEREGNSGGDVT
- a CDS encoding DUF4153 domain-containing protein: MTAPDEPTPPAPLPDFPAIPRPAKAALPLLAAAGLTLAAHLLSAGRGPGLGVNVVVWVALFIGVCLWMLRHRGQRPTREAVILLGLALALAATFALRRVPTNLALLNGTALLLCLTLGAAYLRHPGLSVAGVWAQAGTVFTGGLRFVYGPLALLERFPWARLRPAKGSEMGRWGVGLALTLPVLLIFGGLLAGADGAFGSLVGRLLNWDLGGLGETLFRLAFWAALAGGLVYPALMALRPTVFPAGEPSGLPRLGLIEVGLPLGALGALFVVFLGTQLPYFLSGPSLPDGFTYADYVRRGFGELMTVALLTLVLLLTAHAVTRGEVRVGLTYRLLNLAVLAPLALVILSAANRWRLYTLAYGLSEIRVMGAAFLVWVVLALGWLALGLWRGSLRHFAYPALLLGLGTLLVTTALNPAALIARVNIHRAVTGLTNDLRRTPQNVDVWELLDLGADAVPAVVANLDTLTQECGPNCAQGRAFIVRHLQDEYGLPTDPRSWNAGEARARRLVLGLE